From the genome of Corallococcus soli:
CGACGGCGCCCCGATGCAGGTCATCAAGCTCAATGACCTGAAGCGGATGAAGATCGTCGAACTGTCGAAGATGGCCCAGGACGTGGGCATCGACGGCTACCAGGGGCTGAAGAAGCAGGACCTCATCTTCGCGCTGCTGGGTGGCATCGCGGACAAGCGCTTTGAAGTCCACGCGGAGGGCGTGCTGGAACTGCTCAGCGACGGCTTCGGGTTCCTGCGCAGCGCGGACAGCGACTACCAGCCGTCCCCGGACGACATCTACGTGTCGCCGTCCCAGGTGCGCCGCTTCACGCTGCGCCCCGGCGACACGGTGACAGGCCCCATCCGCCAGCCCCGCGAGGGCGAGCGCTTCTTCGCGCTCCAGAAGGTGGACACGGTCAACTTCGCGGACCCCACGTCCGAAGCCGCGCGTGAGCGCATCCTGTTCGACAACCTCACGCCGCTGTACCCGACGCGCAAGCTCAAGCTGGAGCACGAGTCGTCGGAGATGACCACGCGCATCATCGACATGTTCTGCCCCATCGGCCTGGGCCAGCGCTGCCTCATCGTCGCGCCCCCGAAGGCGGGCAAGACGGTGCTGCTGCAGAACATCGCGCACGCCATCAGCCGCAACCACCCGGACGTCTACCTCATCGTGCTGCTGGTGGATGAGCGCCCGGAAGAAGTCACCGACATGGAGCGCAGCGTGCGCGGCGAGGTGGTCTCCTCCACCTTCGACGAGCCCGCCACGCGCCACGTGCAGGTGGCGGAGATGGTCATCGACAAGGCCAAGCGCCTGGTCGAACAGAAGTACGACGTGTGCATCCTGCTGGACTCCATCACCCGTCTGGCTCGCGCCTACAACACGGTGGTGCCGGCGTCCGGCAAGATCCTGTCCGGCGGCGTGGACGCCAACGCGCTCCACAAGCCCAAGCGCTTCTTCGGCGCCGCGCGCAACATCGAGGAGGGCGGCAGCCTCACCATCATCGGCACGGCCCTCATCGACACGGGCAGCCGCATGGATGAGGTGATTTTCGAGGAGTTCAAGGGCACGGGTAACTCCGAAATCGTCCTGGATCGGAAGTTGATGGAGAAGCGCATCTTCCCAACGCTCGACATCAACAAATCCGGCACGCGCAAGGAGGAGCTCCTCTTGTCGCAATCGGACCTGGTGCGCATTACGGCGTTGCGCCAGGTGCTCCACCCGTTCACCCCCATCGACGCGATGGAGTTCGTGCTCAAGCACATGCGTCCGAC
Proteins encoded in this window:
- the rho gene encoding transcription termination factor Rho; the protein is MAKARSPREKVVEPPFVAAEEKPRRKRAAAKEAEKPAPRSRRAPARREEAPVEEAPEVVAEAPRPVLTPISRPVRDDELQEIRAEEPEDTASATPAPQESAESPAITEVDRDGAPMQVIKLNDLKRMKIVELSKMAQDVGIDGYQGLKKQDLIFALLGGIADKRFEVHAEGVLELLSDGFGFLRSADSDYQPSPDDIYVSPSQVRRFTLRPGDTVTGPIRQPREGERFFALQKVDTVNFADPTSEAARERILFDNLTPLYPTRKLKLEHESSEMTTRIIDMFCPIGLGQRCLIVAPPKAGKTVLLQNIAHAISRNHPDVYLIVLLVDERPEEVTDMERSVRGEVVSSTFDEPATRHVQVAEMVIDKAKRLVEQKYDVCILLDSITRLARAYNTVVPASGKILSGGVDANALHKPKRFFGAARNIEEGGSLTIIGTALIDTGSRMDEVIFEEFKGTGNSEIVLDRKLMEKRIFPTLDINKSGTRKEELLLSQSDLVRITALRQVLHPFTPIDAMEFVLKHMRPTAANAEFLGSMNR